A part of Bacteroidota bacterium genomic DNA contains:
- a CDS encoding prohibitin family protein, translating to MANNYPNLTQAASRMVFGLVLFIIIAAVAGGCMTTTIGSGQAGVKYSVLSGTDLEETYGEGLNIHPPWVNLIKYDVRVQEELEPITALSSEGLSISMDVSVRWRPDAERLPELHTTYGIGYYEKLVQPEMRSAAREIVGQYTPEELYASRRTELQQQMINRVKQSVESQFVKVEAILIRNIGLPEQIQSAIEEKLTEEQAVERYYFTLQKDSLEAVRKQIEATGQAEYQRIITESLSPEFLRFKGIEATQELANSSNTKTVIVGGGESGLPVILGNQ from the coding sequence ATGGCGAATAATTATCCCAATCTTACACAGGCAGCATCCAGAATGGTATTTGGATTGGTGTTATTTATTATCATCGCAGCTGTTGCCGGCGGATGTATGACCACGACGATTGGCTCCGGACAGGCCGGCGTCAAATACAGTGTGCTCTCTGGTACTGATCTGGAGGAAACATACGGTGAAGGGCTAAACATCCATCCACCGTGGGTTAACCTGATCAAGTATGATGTGCGCGTTCAGGAAGAACTTGAGCCAATTACAGCGCTCTCGTCTGAAGGACTCTCAATCAGCATGGACGTGTCCGTTCGCTGGCGCCCTGATGCCGAGCGCCTGCCTGAGCTGCATACCACTTATGGTATTGGCTACTACGAAAAACTCGTACAGCCTGAGATGCGTAGTGCGGCCCGCGAAATTGTAGGCCAGTATACGCCTGAAGAACTGTATGCCTCGCGTAGAACCGAGCTTCAGCAGCAGATGATCAACCGGGTTAAGCAGAGCGTCGAATCACAGTTTGTGAAAGTCGAAGCCATTTTGATCCGTAACATTGGGCTGCCAGAGCAGATCCAGAGCGCGATCGAAGAAAAGCTTACAGAAGAGCAGGCTGTTGAACGGTACTACTTTACGCTTCAAAAAGACAGCCTTGAAGCTGTTCGTAAACAAATTGAAGCGACGGGTCAGGCTGAGTACCAGCGGATTATCACTGAAAGCCTTTCGCCTGAGTTTCTCCGGTTCAAAGGGATCGAAGCTACCCAGGAGTTGGCTAACTCGTCTAACACTAAAACTGTGATTGTAGGTGGTGGCGAAAGCGGCCTGCCTGTAATCCTGGGTAACCAGTAA
- the murB gene encoding UDP-N-acetylmuramate dehydrogenase, with protein sequence MLQQESQQESQQALLHLLNKALGPGRVQQNVHLAPFTTFKIGGPADFYVEAHSADELYEILLLAQTHSMPYFLLGLGANILIGDGGFRGLVVHNKARGIKIDHEKQQLYAESGAIVFPDLIEAAVSAGLSGLEHYVGIPSTVGGALWQNLHFLSPPPERERTMFIEEVVHSADLLLESGERKEVDLAYFDFGYDYSTLHVKEDKVLAATFQLEAGDEAVMRSIMAANLQWRHERHPPLDTEPSAGSIFKKIEGIGAGRLIDQCGLKGTRIGGIEVTHRHANILINRGGGLAADVRAMISHVQEVVQKDTGYLLEPEILFVGDFG encoded by the coding sequence TTGTTACAGCAAGAATCACAGCAAGAATCACAGCAAGCATTGCTGCACCTCCTGAACAAAGCGCTGGGGCCCGGCCGTGTACAACAAAATGTTCATCTCGCGCCTTTTACAACGTTCAAAATAGGCGGGCCTGCAGACTTCTATGTTGAAGCGCACTCCGCAGATGAACTCTATGAGATCCTGCTACTGGCGCAGACACACAGCATGCCCTACTTTCTCCTGGGCCTGGGGGCAAACATCCTGATTGGCGACGGCGGCTTTCGCGGTCTGGTGGTACACAACAAAGCCCGTGGCATTAAAATCGATCATGAAAAGCAGCAGCTATATGCAGAAAGCGGGGCCATTGTATTCCCAGACCTGATCGAAGCCGCCGTTTCAGCCGGCCTGTCCGGGCTTGAGCACTACGTTGGCATTCCTTCCACTGTTGGCGGTGCCCTGTGGCAAAACCTGCACTTCCTCTCTCCCCCGCCAGAACGGGAGCGCACCATGTTTATCGAAGAGGTGGTACACAGCGCAGACTTGCTCCTGGAGTCTGGTGAGCGTAAAGAAGTTGACCTGGCGTATTTTGACTTTGGATACGATTACTCTACACTCCATGTAAAAGAGGACAAAGTGCTGGCGGCTACCTTCCAGTTGGAAGCGGGTGATGAGGCTGTAATGCGCAGCATCATGGCCGCAAACCTGCAATGGCGCCACGAGCGGCACCCGCCACTGGATACAGAGCCCAGCGCAGGCTCTATCTTCAAGAAAATCGAAGGCATCGGCGCCGGCCGGCTTATCGACCAATGTGGTCTCAAAGGCACCCGCATCGGAGGAATCGAAGTGACGCACCGGCACGCAAATATTTTAATAAATCGCGGCGGTGGTCTGGCAGCCGACGTCCGCGCAATGATCTCACACGTACAGGAGGTTGTACAGAAAGATACTGGTTACCTTCTCGAACCCGAAATCCTGTTCGTCGGCGACTTTGGGTAA
- a CDS encoding heme exporter protein CcmB translates to MTDWFYGAWAVFEKDVRLEFRNKYAINALLMFVLGAMPLVLFAMGQENIGIREQAALLWLIILFAGAVGLGRAFIGEEERGTVLILQLNTRPSMVYAGKLIFNFLLIFSVNVVALVAFIIFLQLSVQIWGLLLLTLALGAIGLAGATTLLAALIARSSNQSAVLPVLLFPLLIPLLVSVVHATRSALIEHLGWDAAINDLMVLTGFAGVTITASVLLFDYVWND, encoded by the coding sequence ATGACGGATTGGTTTTACGGCGCCTGGGCGGTCTTTGAAAAGGACGTGCGGCTTGAGTTTCGCAACAAGTATGCGATCAATGCGCTGTTGATGTTTGTGTTGGGGGCTATGCCGCTGGTGCTCTTCGCCATGGGCCAGGAAAATATCGGAATCCGCGAACAGGCTGCGCTTTTGTGGTTGATTATCCTTTTTGCTGGCGCGGTGGGGCTTGGCCGTGCATTTATCGGCGAAGAAGAGCGGGGCACGGTACTTATATTGCAGCTTAACACCCGGCCCAGCATGGTGTATGCCGGCAAGTTGATCTTCAATTTCCTGCTGATATTCAGCGTAAATGTCGTTGCCCTCGTTGCGTTCATCATTTTCCTGCAGCTCTCCGTTCAGATTTGGGGGCTTTTGCTTCTCACGCTGGCACTTGGTGCAATCGGACTCGCCGGCGCAACAACACTGTTGGCGGCTCTCATCGCGCGATCCTCAAACCAGAGCGCCGTTTTGCCCGTTTTGCTCTTCCCTTTGCTTATTCCCCTGCTCGTATCTGTGGTTCACGCAACCCGGAGCGCACTTATTGAACATCTGGGCTGGGATGCCGCGATAAATGACCTGATGGTTCTCACCGGGTTTGCCGGTGTAACGATTACTGCATCGGTGCTTCTGTTCGATTACGTATGGAATGACTAA